The genomic interval AGGAACAGTAACTGTATAGGATCCTTCTCCATCAGTTACAGTACCTGATGTAGTCCCTTTTACAACTACACTTACACCAGGAAGTCCGGTGCTTTGATCATCTTTAACTTTACCTTTTACAGTTTCCTGAGCAAATGCTCCGACAACAGTAAGCAGTGAAAGAAAGAGAGAAAATGCATATCGCTGTACGCTGCGATATGTCCATCTAGTAGAAATTCTCATAGATTAATAAATAAAATAGATAAAAAAAGAATTGGTAAAATTTTTAACCTCTAAAACTGCGGGAACACAAAGCGTAGAGCTGGCAAATATGTTACTAGAAACTTAAATAGTTTGTAGTACGAAATGTAGGAACTGAAAAGTAAATGTTTATAGTCATAATGAAGTTTTGCTAGGTTGAGTGAATCTTCAAATCAAAGTAAAAGGTGAATTGCGCTTTTCAAAAACATGAACCAAAATATCCCCAATGGGTTATCTGCACATCTATTATTTGATAAGTACCAAATGTATTTTTATACTCGTTTGATAATGCAAAAAGATATCAAATATTTAACAAATAAAAGGCTTCTTGAAAAAAATCAATGTATTATGAAAAAATAACAATGAATATAAATGTCAAAACGACACAATGCATATTTTCGAGTCAATTTGTAACTCATAATTTACTTATCAATAGAAGTTATTAAGATTTTGACTACTCATTTTTACTACACTTTTTCATTAGAAAAACGTTGAGATTTCCAGTTGAAAATAAATCTTTGATCTAAAAAAAATACAGAATAATTTTGGCATAGTTAAAAAAGACGTTTAACTCAAACCGGAAATTCTTCATTATATTCGCGGTTTATTTTCATCCTTTTCGGCAACAGTGATATTGTAATGAAATTCATCCTACCACTCATCATTATTACACTTTTTACAGTTAGTTGTAAAAAAGATGTTTCCTCTGAAGAATATAATTTAAAGGCCTCAGATCCAAAATTATTTCATGAAACAGCAACGCACTTAACTGACGTAATTATTCATGATATCTTCAAACCGCCCGTTGCAAGCAGGATATATGGTTATTCATTCATAGCAGCATACGAAGCCCTGGTACCAGGTTATCCCGAATATCAGTCACTTGGAGGACAACTAATGAAATTTAAAGGTGCTCCCAGGCCTGATACAAGTCTGGCATATTGCTATCCCCTGGCAAGTATAAAAGCTTTTACTTCCGTAGCACGTACACTTACTTTTTCGGGTAATATGTGGGATGATTATGAAAAAGGATTATTTGAAAAATACAAAAAAATGGGTATTCCTGAGGACGTATACGAGCGTTCGATGGCTTATGGCGATACAGTGGCCAAACACGTAATGGCTTATGCTTCAAAAGATCATTATAAAGAAATAAGAGGCTATAGGTATACTGTTACCAATGCACCGGGAACGTGGGTACCTACGCCACCGGCTTACGCTGATGCATGTGAACCTATGTGGAATACGGTCAGGCCATTTGCACTGGATTCGGTCACCCAGTTTCGCTGCCCGCCGCCAGCTCCTTATGACCTGGCAAAAAACAGTAAATTCATGGCCTTGAGTATGGAGGTTTATAACATAGGAAAAAATCTTACTGAAGAGCAAAAGGCAACTGCCTATTTTTGGGATGACAATCCTTTTGTTACCAATGTGGTGGGCCATGCTATGTTTGCCAGTAAAAAAATGACTCCGCCCGGACATTGGCTTGCCATTATACGTACGCTGGCGCTGGATAAAAAACTGGATCTGGTAAAATCTACTGAGGCCTATACGCTGGGTGCATTGTCATTGTATGATGGCTTTTTATCATGCTGGGACGAAAAATACAGGAGTGTCAGGATAAGGCCGGAAACGGTTATCAATAACAATTGGGATCCGAACTGGCGGCCATTTCTGGAGACACCCGCTTTTCCTGAATATGTAAGCGGACACAGTACTATTTCAGCTGCCTGTGGTGTGGTGCTGGAACATTTGATAGGCAAAAATGTAGCTTTTACCGATTCAACTGAAAAGAAATACGGACACGGAGTTAAGTCGTTCAAATCCTTGGAAGATGCTTACTGGGATGCATCAATAAGCCGTGTTTATGGCGGTATTCATTATCGCGATGGTGTTGAAGAGGGAACGCATCTGGGCAAGAAAATAGGTGAAAACGTATGGCAGAAAGTAATTACCAGAAAAGACAGGAATACAATTGCGGCTAAATGAATATCCGGCAGACTTTCCAGGTCTAAGTTTCCCAGTCTCTGAAACCTGGAAAGTCTTATGCTTTCACATGATCCGCATTATAATGCAACCCAATGTTTTCCCGCCTTGCCATAGCCATTTTGATGATCAGGTAAGATACAGAGATCATATTTCTGAGTTCACAAATAGCAACGGATACTTTGGACTCACGGTATAAATCTTCATGCTCCTGATGCAATAACTGCAAACGATCATAAGCCCGTTTCATCCTTCGGTCGGTGCGCACAATACCCACATAATTAGACATAATACTGTTAAGCTCGCGCGTCATTTCGGTCACCAATACATTTTCTTCCGGATGTGTAGTGCCGGAATCATCCCACTCCGGAATATTGTCCGGTGTAAAAGATTCATCAAAACTTGACAATGTACTTTCATAGGCTCGGTGTCCAAAAACTACTGCTTCCAGTAATGAATTGGAAGCAAGCCTGTTAGACCCATGTAATCCTGTACATGCACATTCTCCTACTGCATAAAGAAAGTTAATATTGGTTTTTCCCCATTCGTTTACCCTAATACCGCCGCACATGTAATGCTGCGCCGGTACAACAGGTATCATATCGGTTCTCACATCAATTCCTGCATCAAGACAGTACTGTGTAATGTTGGGGAAGTGTTCCAGGAATTTTTCATAATCACAATGGCGTACGTCCAGATAAACATGATCTACACCGTTCTTCTTCATTTCAGAGTCAATTGCCCGTGCGACAATATCACGGGGAGCTAAAGAAAGTCTGTCATCATACAATTCCATGAAGGTACTGCCATCAGCACGTTTCAGAATACCGCCAAAACCACGAACAGCTTCTGAGATAAGAAATGAAGGTTTTTTCCCGGGAAGATAAAAACTGGTAGGATGGAATTGTATGAATTCCATGTTATCACAAATACCTTTGGCACGGTAAGCCATTGCAATTCCATCGCCGGTCGCAATGGTAGGATTGGTCGTACTCTGATAAATATTACCAATTCCGCCAGTGGCAAGCATGGTCGTTTTGGCAGTAAATTTTTCAACTTCTCCGGTTCTCCGGTTTAGCACATAGGCACCAAAACATTTGATATCTTCCTGGTAACGGTATACAGTTGCACCCAGATGGTGCTGTGTGATTAATTCTACTGCATAATAATGGGTAAATATCTGAATGCTCTTGTGCCTGTTTACTTCCTCTAAAAGCGCACGCTCAATCTCAGCACCTGTAATATCTTTGAAATGCAGTATCCGGTGATCGGAATGTCCGCCTTCCTTGGCCAGATCGTATTCTCCGCCTGATTCCTTATCGAAACGGGTTCCATAGTCAATCAATTCCTGAATCCGTTCAGGAGCTTCTTTTACAACGATTTCTACGATATTCCTTTTATTTACTTCATCGCCGGCATCCATTGTATCCTGAATGTGCTTTTCAAAAGAATCTGATTCTGCCCAGACAACCGCAATTCCGCCTTGTGCATATTTTGTATTCGTTTCGTCCGCCTGAACTTTGGTTATTACGGCTATCGAAATCTCTCGTTCTGCATTCTCAAAATGCCTCGCAAGTTTGGCGGCATAACTAAGTCCGGCTATACCGGAACCAATAATCAGGAAATCAAATTGAGGCATTTTATGAATTTAGGGGTTATTGAATGTTTTTTTCGGCTTTCGGCTTTGGGCTTTGGGCTTTGGGCTTTGGGCTTTGGGCTTTGGGCTTTGGGCTTTGGGCTTTGGGCTTAAAATTGGGTTCTACAAATAATGGTTCATTCGTTTTTCCGTTTTTCCGTTTTTCCGTTTTTCCGTTTTTCCGTTTTTCCAGGGCGTTGCCCTGGGCTGAGATATTAGAGCCTTTCAGGCTGGCTTTTGATTTGGTTTTTATACTGAACCGTATTGTTGGCCTGGTCTTTGCTCTTAATATTAATTCTAGATTCCTTTGCTTAGTTCAAGCATTCTGGCCACGGATTCGTATGCTTTTAAACGGATATCTTCCGGTACAAAAATTTCAGGTTGCTCGTATAACAATGCTTTGTAAACTTTTTCCAATGTATTCATTTTCATATACGGACATTCAGAACAAGCGCAGGTATTATTATCAGAACCAGGTGCCGGAATCAGTTTTTTATCTGGCACCGATTGCTTCATTTTGTGCAAAATTCCCGCCTCAGTTGCCACGATAAATTTATCATGCGGGGATTCTTTCACAAATTTCAATAACCCGGTTGTTGAACTAACAAAGTCGGATTGCATCAAAATATCCTCTTTACATTCAGGATGTGCTATTAATAGCGCATCAGGATGTTCTTCTCTCAGCTCTTTTAATTTTTCTCTGGAAATGTCAATATGTACAATACAAGCACCGTCCCACAAAACCATTTCACGCCCCGTTTTATGCGCTACATACCTACCCAGATTTGCATCCGGAGCAAATATAATTTTCTGGTCTTTTGGCAGACCGTTTACTATCTGTAATGCATTTGAAGATGTGCAAACTATATCAGTCAAAGCTTTGATCTCAGCTGAGCAATTGATATAACTAATCACGATATGGTCGGGATATTGTGCCTTAAAGGCAGCAAATTTATCAGCAGGAGCAGAATCTGCAAGGGAACATCCGGCGTTAAGATCTGGAATTACTACTTTCTTATTGGGACTTAACACTTTGGCAGTTTCTCCCATAAAGTGTACGCCGCAAAAGATGATCATATCAGCTTCTGTAGCGGCAGCCTGTTGTGACAATCCAAGGCTATCTCCTATATAATCAGCCAGATCCTGAATAGCTGCATCTACATAATAATGCGCAAGGATGACGGCGTTTTTTTCTTTTTTTAATCGGTTTATTTCTGAGATCAGATCGATATCATCTGCTATTGCTTCGGTAACATACCCGTAACGGCTTACTTGTTCTTCAATCGTTGTCATTATGGCGAATAATTGGCTTTTAGTAATTCTTAAAAATCCATGCCGAATTTACGATAATAACCGTTTTAAAAAACTTTCCATTCCAAATGAAGGAGAAAAAGGGAGGTATAGAGATTACACAGAGCTATACAGCGAAAAAAAGAGAGCCACTGAGAATAATAAATCTCTGTGGCTCTCCCCTTTTCTCTGTGTAACTTTGTGTCTCTTTTTCCTAGAATATCCAGCGAAAAAAAACATATATAGTACCGGATAATAACATGGTCACGGGCAAAGTAAGTACCCAGGCAATCACAATATTTCTGATCGTACCAGCTTGTAAGTTTTTTACACCTTTACTGGCAACCATTGCTCCTGCAATACCGGAAGACAATACATGTGTGGTACTTACAGGCAGTCCAAGATAGGATGAAACACCAATTGTACTAGCTGCAACCAGCTCTGCCGAAGCTCCCTGTGCATAAGTAAGATGCTGTTTACCAATCTTTTCTCCGATCGTAATTACGATCCGCTTCCACCCTACCATGGTTCCTAATCCGAGTGATAATGAAATCATTAGTATTACCCAATCCGGGGCATAATCGGTGTAACGTCTGATGCCGGTTTCACTGGCTGACTGCATTTTCAAGTATGCTTTGTCCTCCGTATTTAGTGTGGCATCACCATTGTCAAGAATCGTTTTTGTATTTCTGCTGATCAGTAATAAAGAACGGCGAGCGCTCATTCTGTCTTTCTGAGCAAGTTTATGGTCTGTTAGCGGTTTGCTTATTTCAGTATTTAAAAAAGCAATTTCCGAATGTATGGAGCGCAGTTTTTCCCTGTCAGAGGCAGACAGTTTCAAGGAGTCAATCCTGCTTGTAGTCTGTTCAATACGGGCAAGATCAGCCTTCATTTCAAAAGGATCAATGCTGTTGTCCAAAGCAAAATACCCGGGAACGATTCCAATCAATATAAGCATAACAAGTCCTACGCCTTTTTGGCCATCATTGGAACCGTGAAAAAAGCTAACCAGCGTACACGTTGTAATCAAAATTGCCCTGATCCATATCGGAGGCGGCTGATTTTTCTTTGGTTCACTAAAAATGATATCACGTAAAGGTTTGGAAAAGGCCCTGCGTAAAATGAACATGATAATAATTGCCAGGGCAAACCCAAATATCGGTGAAGTAAGCAACGATGTGAAAAGCTCCTCAGCTTTGGACCAGTTTACACCTGCGCCATGCGTATTTTCAGGCATGAACGTGAATGCTAATCCTACACCCAGAATTGACCCAATCAGCGTATGCGAACTTGAACTCGGAAGCCCAAAGTACCAGGTTCCTAAATTCCAGATTATGGCACTGAAAAGCAACGCAAATATCATGGCGACACTGTGATAAACGTTCTGATCGATCAGCATTTCAACCGGCAAGAGATTTACAATGCCCATCGCTACGGCAATTCCCCCAAAAAATACACCCAGGAAATTGAAAAGCCCGGACCAGATTACTGCAACATTAGGTTTTAAGGAATTGGTGTAAATAACGGTTGCGACAGCGTTGGCTGTATCGTGAAAACCATTAACGAACTCAAATGCACAAGCAGCTAAAATACTGAAAGCGAGGAGAAGGAAGATGTCGGTTTCAAGACCAAACATAAATTGCGTATAAGTTTACTTTATAAAGAAAAAGCTGAAAGTTTATAAATCAATTGTTACTCGGAAAGACGCTAACCCGAAGAATAAATTTCCGGGCAAAACTACTGATTGTTTAGATATACAATGTTACCAAATTGTTAATTTGAAATGATCTTAACAATCCGATAATTTAGATGGCTCAATTGAGTAATACAAATTCTAAGCTACTTCCTTGTTAGCCAATTGTCCGCAAGCAGCATCAATATCCTTTCCACGGCTTCTGCGAACATGGACTGATACACCCCGATCCTCTAAAAAGGCGGCGAATTTATCCAGCCTGTCGGCATCTGTATTAGTAAAATCTGCTTCTGCAATTGGATTGTATTCAATGATATTCACTCTTGCGGGTACACGTTTGGTAAATTCCCATAATTCTTTTGCATCCTGCAAAGTATCATTGAAATTATTGAAAACAATGTATTCAAAGGTAATCCGGTTGCCTGTTTTTTTGTAAAAATAATTCAGTGCCTCGGCCAGGTTATCAAGTGAATTAGATTCATTAATAGGCATGATCTGATTCCTCTTTACATCATTGGCTGCATGCAAAGAAAGTGCAAGCCTGAAACGGACTTCATCATCACCCAGCTTTTTAATCATTTTTGCAATGCCGGCTGTTGAAACCGTTATACGTTTTGGAGACATATTCAGGCCTTCCGGAGAAGTAATATGTTCAATTGATTTAAGGACATTGGCATAATTTAAAAGCGGCTCACCCATTCCCATGTATACGATATTAGTCAATGGTGCCTTAAAGCTTGCCTCTGCCTGCCTGGCAATTGCTACAACCTGATCATAAATTTCACCTGCTTCCAGATTCCGCTTACGATCCATATAACCGGTTGCACAAAACTTGCAGGTCAGCGAACAGCCAACCTGGCTGCTTACGCAGGCGGTCATACGGTCGGCAGCAGGAATTAATACACCTTCTACCAGATTTCCGTCAAAAAGCCGGAATGCCGATTTTACAGTTCCATCGTTGCTTTGCTGCTGCCTGGCAACATCCATGGAATGGATCACAAAATGATTATCAATTAGTTGCCTGGTTGCCAGAGACAGGTTTGTCATTTCTGAAAATGAATTTGCAGATTTTTTCCAAATCCATTCGTAGATCTGTTTGGCACGAAAAGCTTTTTCACCATTTTCAGTCATCCAGCCTTTAAGCTGTTCAACACTCAACTTCCTTATATCTTGTTTTTCCTGTAATCCGGTCATTATTTCTTTCACTAGTTGCTGCAAAGGTACTGAAAATCAACTATTGATTCGTTAACCCGTCCAATAAACCGAAAGTTCAATTCGTGGGTTAAACGTGGTGGTCTTCAAGAGAAGTCAACTTTTTGAAAGTTGACTTCTCTAACTTTTGACCTGTAAATACCGTATTTAAAC from Dyadobacter sp. NIV53 carries:
- a CDS encoding vanadium-dependent haloperoxidase; this encodes MKFILPLIIITLFTVSCKKDVSSEEYNLKASDPKLFHETATHLTDVIIHDIFKPPVASRIYGYSFIAAYEALVPGYPEYQSLGGQLMKFKGAPRPDTSLAYCYPLASIKAFTSVARTLTFSGNMWDDYEKGLFEKYKKMGIPEDVYERSMAYGDTVAKHVMAYASKDHYKEIRGYRYTVTNAPGTWVPTPPAYADACEPMWNTVRPFALDSVTQFRCPPPAPYDLAKNSKFMALSMEVYNIGKNLTEEQKATAYFWDDNPFVTNVVGHAMFASKKMTPPGHWLAIIRTLALDKKLDLVKSTEAYTLGALSLYDGFLSCWDEKYRSVRIRPETVINNNWDPNWRPFLETPAFPEYVSGHSTISAACGVVLEHLIGKNVAFTDSTEKKYGHGVKSFKSLEDAYWDASISRVYGGIHYRDGVEEGTHLGKKIGENVWQKVITRKDRNTIAAK
- the nadB gene encoding L-aspartate oxidase, whose protein sequence is MPQFDFLIIGSGIAGLSYAAKLARHFENAEREISIAVITKVQADETNTKYAQGGIAVVWAESDSFEKHIQDTMDAGDEVNKRNIVEIVVKEAPERIQELIDYGTRFDKESGGEYDLAKEGGHSDHRILHFKDITGAEIERALLEEVNRHKSIQIFTHYYAVELITQHHLGATVYRYQEDIKCFGAYVLNRRTGEVEKFTAKTTMLATGGIGNIYQSTTNPTIATGDGIAMAYRAKGICDNMEFIQFHPTSFYLPGKKPSFLISEAVRGFGGILKRADGSTFMELYDDRLSLAPRDIVARAIDSEMKKNGVDHVYLDVRHCDYEKFLEHFPNITQYCLDAGIDVRTDMIPVVPAQHYMCGGIRVNEWGKTNINFLYAVGECACTGLHGSNRLASNSLLEAVVFGHRAYESTLSSFDESFTPDNIPEWDDSGTTHPEENVLVTEMTRELNSIMSNYVGIVRTDRRMKRAYDRLQLLHQEHEDLYRESKVSVAICELRNMISVSYLIIKMAMARRENIGLHYNADHVKA
- the nadA gene encoding quinolinate synthase NadA, translating into MTTIEEQVSRYGYVTEAIADDIDLISEINRLKKEKNAVILAHYYVDAAIQDLADYIGDSLGLSQQAAATEADMIIFCGVHFMGETAKVLSPNKKVVIPDLNAGCSLADSAPADKFAAFKAQYPDHIVISYINCSAEIKALTDIVCTSSNALQIVNGLPKDQKIIFAPDANLGRYVAHKTGREMVLWDGACIVHIDISREKLKELREEHPDALLIAHPECKEDILMQSDFVSSTTGLLKFVKESPHDKFIVATEAGILHKMKQSVPDKKLIPAPGSDNNTCACSECPYMKMNTLEKVYKALLYEQPEIFVPEDIRLKAYESVARMLELSKGI
- a CDS encoding inorganic phosphate transporter; this translates as MFGLETDIFLLLAFSILAACAFEFVNGFHDTANAVATVIYTNSLKPNVAVIWSGLFNFLGVFFGGIAVAMGIVNLLPVEMLIDQNVYHSVAMIFALLFSAIIWNLGTWYFGLPSSSSHTLIGSILGVGLAFTFMPENTHGAGVNWSKAEELFTSLLTSPIFGFALAIIIMFILRRAFSKPLRDIIFSEPKKNQPPPIWIRAILITTCTLVSFFHGSNDGQKGVGLVMLILIGIVPGYFALDNSIDPFEMKADLARIEQTTSRIDSLKLSASDREKLRSIHSEIAFLNTEISKPLTDHKLAQKDRMSARRSLLLISRNTKTILDNGDATLNTEDKAYLKMQSASETGIRRYTDYAPDWVILMISLSLGLGTMVGWKRIVITIGEKIGKQHLTYAQGASAELVAASTIGVSSYLGLPVSTTHVLSSGIAGAMVASKGVKNLQAGTIRNIVIAWVLTLPVTMLLSGTIYVFFRWIF
- the rlmN gene encoding 23S rRNA (adenine(2503)-C(2))-methyltransferase RlmN codes for the protein MTGLQEKQDIRKLSVEQLKGWMTENGEKAFRAKQIYEWIWKKSANSFSEMTNLSLATRQLIDNHFVIHSMDVARQQQSNDGTVKSAFRLFDGNLVEGVLIPAADRMTACVSSQVGCSLTCKFCATGYMDRKRNLEAGEIYDQVVAIARQAEASFKAPLTNIVYMGMGEPLLNYANVLKSIEHITSPEGLNMSPKRITVSTAGIAKMIKKLGDDEVRFRLALSLHAANDVKRNQIMPINESNSLDNLAEALNYFYKKTGNRITFEYIVFNNFNDTLQDAKELWEFTKRVPARVNIIEYNPIAEADFTNTDADRLDKFAAFLEDRGVSVHVRRSRGKDIDAACGQLANKEVA